The Lactococcus garvieae subsp. garvieae genome includes the window ACCATTTTACATGAGTTGGAAAACCGAGCAAGACAAAACGAATTTAGCGCTGTTGAACAACGAGAACCAGCGATTACTCCGCTTGAGCGAGACACTCAACAAAGAGAATCAGAAATTGTTAGCCTTGAACAAGCAATTGAACCAAGAAAATCAGAAGCTCTCAAGCGAGAATCAAAAATTAATCGATTTATTGACACAATCAAACAGCTTGCAGGACGAGTACCAGAACTTACTCAACGCGTTACAAGAAAATTAAAGCAAACAAAAGAGAAAATCCTCGATGATTTTGAACGTCGCTTTTCAAAGGACATGAAAAATTACGAGCAAGAACAACAGAAAAGCCTAGAAAAACAAGCGAATAGAGACGTACAGTCCGAAAAGAAACCAACAAAAGATCATGATCGGGGGATGAGTCGATGAATAAAGATGAACAACTCGTTGTTCAAGTATTAAATGCTTATAAAAATGGCAAAATTGATTTCAGTAACGTTCCAGAACTAGACCGCTTAGTCCGTCAAGAAGTTAATAAAGACTTTCGGGACTACCAAGAAAAAATAGAAGCTGTTGCGAATCAAAAAATTGAGTCTGCCATTCAAGAACAACTCCATCGTTTAGAGGCAGAAAACCTAAAAGCGACCATACTGAAAGACATTCAAGTTGAAAAACAAGCATTACTCGCTTTGAAAAAAGAACTGAATGAACAAAAAGAGCAGATAAAAGCAGATCGCAAACGTGAGATTGTCGAACGTTACGGTATTCTGATTGCGAACATTGTCTGCCTGTTCTGTTTCTTAGTTGTCGGTATTCTCATCGGACGATGGATTTATAAAGGTATCTGGGATGGTTGGGGTTTGCATATTTTGTATGACACAGTGATGGAAATACAGCCTAAACATCCTTATGGGGCAGTCGTTCTTGGATTAGGTGGTTTTGGTTTAATCGGTGCTGGCATCTATGGCAGTTTTCGATTAATGTATACCGCTTCAACATGGTTTGATCAACGTCCAAAAATTTTCAAAAGGATCTTTCCAAAAAAATAGAGAGTGAGGGGATATTTTGGTTTTAGAAAATAAATTAGGGTTAACAAATTCAGCAGAATTAGCCAAACAAGAAGAAATCTTAACGAAAACAAGAGCCAAAGAATTGTTTGAGTCTGGCAAAATAGAGGATCTTGAAATTGGGACATTTCAAGGCTTATCTGATATTCATCATTTTTTATTCCAAGATATTTACGACTTTGCAGGAAAAATTCGAGAAGTGAATATTGCGAAAGGAAACTTTCAATTTGCGCCACGTATTTTTTTAGCGCAAACACTTGAATATATTGATAAATTACCTCAAGAAACCTTTGATGAAATTATTGATAAGTATTCGGATATGAATGTGGCGCATCCTTTTAGGGAAGGCAATGGACGAGCTACTCGTATCTGGTTGGATTTAATGCTTAAAAATAAACTACACAAAATCGTCGATTGGAATCAAATTGATAAGGATGAATATTTAAATGCCATGATCCGTAGTACAGTCAGCACCAATGAATTAAAATATTTGATTCAAAAGGCATTAACCGATGATTTAGGAAAAGAACAATTCTTTAAAGGAATTGATGCGAGTTATTATTACGAGGGCTATTACGAAATTAAAACAGAAGATCTATAAACACGTATAAACACGATTTAAAGAAACAGACTGCTCAATATAAAACTTGAGCAGTCTGTTTCTTTTTTTGGATGATTTTGACCTTTGGTTTTAAATTTTTGAAAAAAATAAAAAAAGGCGAAGCCTA containing:
- the fic gene encoding protein adenylyltransferase Fic, whose protein sequence is MVLENKLGLTNSAELAKQEEILTKTRAKELFESGKIEDLEIGTFQGLSDIHHFLFQDIYDFAGKIREVNIAKGNFQFAPRIFLAQTLEYIDKLPQETFDEIIDKYSDMNVAHPFREGNGRATRIWLDLMLKNKLHKIVDWNQIDKDEYLNAMIRSTVSTNELKYLIQKALTDDLGKEQFFKGIDASYYYEGYYEIKTEDL